The following DNA comes from Vespa velutina chromosome 11, iVesVel2.1, whole genome shotgun sequence.
gTGTACGTTCTGTGTTGCATGTCttcatgtgtatgtattctgtgtatgtataggtatattcGTGTGTATTTGTGATACATTAGACCTCACACTCGCAATCTCCTACATcccaataatataatataatatatatatataatatatatatatatatatatatatatatatatatatatatatatatatatatatatatatatatatagtagtgTCTATCTCGGTAGCATACAAAAGAATACAGGCACACAGATATCAAATATGCTTCCGGTACTTGTTATTATATACTAGTCGACcaatataattacattcatAGTGGTACCTCTCGTCCtttacgatataattattattataataattattattatttttattattattattattattattattattattattattattattattattgttgttgttgtgttgttattattattattaatatacaatttatgtACAAATGGTCACTGTTCGCTTTTACCTTAGGCGAACATATCAGCGATCTTTCAcgtttacatacatattatgtataaattacAACGTTATATacacgaagagagaaagagagagaaagaaagaaagagagaaagagagagaaaaagagagagatagaaagagagagagagagagagagagagagagagaaaaagagagagacgacgtATCGTATCATTTTCACgattattctattataataatgataatatactaatacaaaattcttacgaatttaatattatgaatgACAAAAATTTAACACGAATTTCGGAAACAATGGAACGAGTTCAACACCGAGCGAGcgttaacgaaaaaaaagttaatctCCCCGACTGAATCTCTCGAGAGGTATTCGAGTGAGTGCGAAAGGGTGGGAGAGGGTTagagagggaagaagggaggaaggggaGTAAATGGTGAAAGTGGTACGGCCGAAGGACTTAAAAAATGCAGACGGGTGTTCTTCGAAGCGAGGGCCACTAGAAGATCGCATGCAAAGAGTTTCGAGCATGGCAGACATCGTGACTGCCTCGATACGGCCggctcgttctctcttcttcttcttcttctttttcttcttgtttttttttttttttgtattctttttctttttgtcattctttttatatttttcacgtaAGCTCGCCCTCAGTACAGTGGCTCTCGTTATATTCCATCCGTCAGGAGCGTGCCGTATCGCTACGATATATCGCATTGTCGTAGACACGTCGCGTCGCTGAGGTCGACGCGATGTTTAACCCTTCCTCTAACCTCTCCTCTTCCCTCCCAATCAcacacatactctctctctctctctctctcttttcctacgTTCCATTTTAAGGGTAGCATGCACGAAGTGCATACTCGCGAACGGATATGGCAAAACTCAAGCAAAAtgcctttctttatttcgagAGCTTAGATCATGAATTCTCGACGTACAATTAcaagttatatttttcgttgtttctttctccctcttctttttcattgcttTCTATCATGCCCTCACTCACATATTTTCCCTCTCACATTAACATTCGATAACACTTTATCATTCTGGTTAGAcctttaacattttctttttttttttttttccgatatatcatataaacaaCTAATGCGACAGATTTGTCTGAAAGAAATTagttgtctctttttcttttattttctttttgtttttttttcttgttttttcttttttctctcttttccaaaGGATACAACTAATTTCAGCGTTACGGTATATGATACATGGAAAAAttttggataaaaaaagaaaaggaaagtataataacgagatAAGTCTTACATCTTCGCGTCTTATAGCTCgttcttaaatataaatcgatgaTTGTCGTCGGAGAGGAATCGACAGGTTTATTGGAAGTGTAGGAGGAATAGTCCTGGAACGAATAGTTCTAGTGAAATTGATCCTTTCGATTCCTCGCCGTATCGAATCACGAAAAATGATGCACTTCGTTTTGTAACAAAGATACACGCCGTTATTgcgattgaaattatttatttgctcGTGCCTCCTATGAACTTAAGGCGCTTGAGAAGATCTGTAtatgttttttgtttgtttgtttgtctgtctgtctgtctgtctgtatgtatgtatgtatgtatgtatgtgtaatatatatatacatatatgtatatatctatgtattacaTTTACGCGGTCCcctaacaattaatatttacattccGTCGAAGCACTTTGAAGCACTCTTATCATTATTcaccattttttttattttcctaatAACTTTTCCTTCATCCGATATATCCTATGAGGCGACGATGtcaacgattattatatactagAGATATACATTGCTAAGATTTTGATCGTTGTaaaacactatatatatatatatatatatatatatatatatatatataccttatatatatatatatacgcgtctCTGTGCCTTCCCctccaaaataaaaaaaaagaaaaaaaaaataaaaaaaaaaaataaaaataaaaataaaaaaaggaaataaaagagaagaaaagaaattcaaaaataaaaaaataatggacaTACGCGTCCAAGGAACATATAGTTTTCttgtgatttataaaaattgtattatttctcGAGCATGATTCTCACGATGATTTCAAAGTCATTAAAAGAATCCTGGCTAGGTAGTAAcgaaaacaatttaattatacatcgCTAAAATCCTTTCGTGTGcacttttgtttcttccttttttttttaattcttttcctttttcttccttccctccACACCTTTGgaccacaaaaaaaaaatcgagaaataaaaaaaggaaacttcTCTCCGACGAGACGTGTTAAAgcacatacacgcgcgcgcgctaaacgaagaaatagagatagaggaaaagagtgttagaaagagagagggagagtgctATTCGCGAGAGCCGCaagctctttcttttttccttttttttttcctcttttttttctttttttatttattttttttttttctatatcacaATAAAGTCGCGttaacgttctttttttcctgtaCTCGAATTCCCttttcctgttcttttttcattccttaaCCCTTTCTTATCATCTTTGTTAGTTACTTAATACACAcgcaattattattgttgtctCATCCTGTATTGTCTATTCCTTACgtctgtatattttattttgtttaatctcGTTGCTTGAAGGCGTTTTGGtacagatagagaaataatCTTGGGtctttaatatatgtatattatgcatatatgtactatGTACGTTTAGAGTTCGTTTTGGATAATATGCAATCATTCAttcaatctttatatatatatatatatatatatatatatatatatatataaacacacatacttatattcatattttcatttctcgtgggcatacatatgtatataaataaagaggGTCTTTCAGGGAATTGCAAAATTGGGGAAATATCACTACATACATTTATAGGATTTTGCAAAAGAATATACAgcataatatctataatatctataatatctataatatatatatatatatatatatatatatatatatatatatgtatgtatgtatggatgtatatacagggtgtcacGTAAAATGtccacattattattattattatatttcaaacagTACAACTTTGTCCTGTAATATTTGTCtatgttaatatttaactGTTCCGTTTTATATAGGACATCCTGTATATAACACGATAAAGGAAGCGCGCGCGCAAGCGTCTCAGCCCGTTGTATCGGGAAGAGGATCGGATAaagttcattattttaatataatatacatattcattatttttatccaaaCGTCAGTCTTAGCTAAGATTCGAGATCAAAGCTCGCTATATTGTCCCGACGCTTTTTCGATGGATCGATCTGGTCCACAACGCTCGTAAAAGCGCTCTAAACCGAGCGATTAATTATCCTTCGCTCGTGCCGACGttctttcgaataaatattcgattaatcaAGCTcgacattacttttttttaactctctttctctcttttctttgtgtAATTgtagacacatatatatacacatattatacatatatgaatatatatgaatatagtatatatatatatatatatatatatatatatgcgtgtgtatatctTTCGGTCGGACTCGAATCGATAGTGAGCTCGATCTTGTTGCACATGCGTGCCGAATAGAGCGAATCATTAGCTTTACTCGTTCTGGAAATCCGTCAGTTTAGTTTTATTACGCGTTAAcattctttctcctttgtttttcttttattattattttccttcttacaAAGTAgatacgtaaaatatatacaaatgttcTACGTCCTTTCTCGCGTATCTCTTAACGACGCGTTTAAAGCGTTCGAAGTTAAAGATCAAGCGTATTCCGATCGTCTTAATATTaagataaaggagaaagaggattaGGAACAAAAGTAAGGAttgtacgataataaaaatgatcgtgTGACATCCGGAATACAATGGCAGTgagcaagagagatagatagatagatagagagagagagagagagagaaagagagaaagatagagagagagagagagagagtgagagagatctTTACGAGTAACGAGAAACGACGTAATCCTATAAAAAATCGAAGCAGACCAATACTATAATACGAGTATGTATTATCATTCTACGAAAGATATGTCTTAAGTATTCGAGTAGTTCGAATGAATTACGTTCGATCTTGATTGGCTGTTCCTCGTTCGATCCGTCGATAATACGAGCAcatctattattatcttattctctttctctttttctttctttttctttctttttcttacataaatcattggatttttttttctttttttttctttttctcccccaaAATTTCTCCATTTATAAAGGAAACGACGTTGAATTGTCGCGACGTTGAATTTCCAGAAGAGTTAAGGATCGGTAATTATCgcgattatcattattaaaatctgATATGCTAATTTCGTGTAATACAACCGTGAGAATTACGCCCGTTTTATCTAACTACTtgtatagtatgtatatacatatacatgtatatatatatatatatatatatatatatatatatatatgtatatatatatatttacacacatacTATATTCTCGAATATTAACGCTTAACTACGATTACATTGTTTATAGTGCGTCAATGGCAGTGCACgtcgaagaaaaacgaaataaatttgaaatttgttaGATCTTTCATGCGAACACATACGATTTCGTGTGTTTCCCATAGACTCATCGTGCGAGGACGCATTTGATAGAGTAAAACGTATTGCTTGATCTTCATTGCTTTTGTCGTGTTATTATACGTGTTAAATTTGCTccatttcaattatattcatataagaATTCAtcattctataataattacgcaatattaattaacttataataatgacgattaaaaatgatataacaatGTGTGAATGATCAACGGGTCACTGATGTAGAAtagtatatacacatatttgtattttccttattaCAGATTACTTGAACCATTACttgaaagttaaaaaagaaatatcgtttaataagTTGAAATTAAACGAAGATCAAAGAGTAGTGTAATTAATCAAGTATAGTAATTAACGTACCTCTGTAACCTTCGACACGTTTTGCGTATATCCCTGAAgaatgcgcgcgcgtgtgcttcattgtttatgtatatgtatgtatgtatggatgaaCATGTGTCGTGCGATTTTACGCATATCTATGAAGAGAGTGTTCTCTGCGTTTGCTTCCTCTGCGTTCGCGTTCGCACACTGGCTCTGGACTCGGCGGATTGGAGTATGTCAGATTGTTCGAGCCGCGTGGTGGTGGAGCACTCATCGGTGGTGGGGGAGGTGGAAAAAAGCTCTGTAAACACGCCTAAGAGGACAACGATGATTCATTAGAATTCTCTCTTCTGTTTGTTTTGAAACTTACTTGATCTATACGATCGAAATATTCCGAGAAAAGTAAacatattcgaaaaaaaaaaattattattcagataataataataaagagagagtgaatgtgtgtgtgtgtgtgtgtgtgtgtgtgtctgtgtgtaaatcattattttgaaCAGTAAAAATATGGATCTCtcaaataaaattgaagattAAGAtgaattaatacatattatattatattttttaaaattatcttatttttaaggAAATTTTATTGAACTGTCTGGTATGTCTGCACGATTTTATCAAACAACGTCGGCTATTGTGAGATTAAAATTCGGAAAGACCGAGTGCTTACCTTCGCACTGCCTCTGGATGACGACTTGGAAAATACGCTATCTTGATCGCTGCTCACGCTAGGCACAGGCATTGGTACCGCGTAATCGTAGGTGGCATCTGCACGATATAGACCACACGAATCAACATTAGTGACTCGAAAAAGAGTATCACGAACACGGCAAAATTAATCGTTTGATagttatgaattattattaataagaaaaataatacaataagaaattatttaaggattaaaataaaagtgagCAAATGTTAGagtgacattttttttttttttttttttttttaatttattcgcaatatttttcaataaaatataaaaaattctattgaaGTCAAGAACGTATGTTTGCCGACGAAGAAAAGTTTCCACTTACCAGATTGTTCAACGCTGTCGTGAAGATCCTTGTTGTCTATAACGACGGTGCTGTATCCGTAATAAGCAGCATGAGGAGGCTCTCGATACTTGTTCTCGTGGAAGGGTTCCTGATATTCGTCCAATCTAACATCTCCCAATAATCGATCATTGAGATCACGTGGTAGGGTCGTTAATTTCGTTCCAGCATACCGATCGTCTAATTCCTCTACTCTATACGTCATCAAAGAAGGATCCTTCTCCGTTGTTCCATAAGCTGATTCGGGTGATAAATGCTGATGGTTGCTCGAAGGAATTGCACTTTTCGCACCTAAGGGACTGGcaaagttttttctttgtcgatGACGCGACACTATGAGAAAAATAGCAACTGCTAAAAGCAAAATGACTGCTGCTAAAACTCCTATGATCACGGCCATATATGTAGGATCATCTTGTTTAGCGACGGGAACTTCGGCTTGCAAGGGATTGTCTCGAGCAGAATTTCGATCACGACTTCGTGGAGCTTCGGTTGTAGGCGGAACTTCTGGAGTAAAATTACCATGCGCGATATCTGCAACATTTGAGGTAGACGATAAAGTGATTAAAAGATCGTAAAAGTTTTGAGGTTACGTATAGAATAGAATTTGAAAAGCTTACCGGAATCAAAAGTGATTTCACTGATCATTATCCATTTAGCAGCGAAGCTAAACCTCAATTTGACGAATTTTCCAATTCGATGATGAAGTTTGATCGTGATATTTCTCGATTgttcaaaaattttatcttccaTATATGAATAGACGATTGGATCGCCAGTGTAATACTTGCCACCCACGCTGAACATGATGCTCACTTCGGAGAATACCTAAGcgagaaagaacaaaacatTGGTGAATTCTCTTATTCGCTTGTAATCCGCCTACGTCGCTTGCAAGGACGTTAGCAGTCTCGTCGCGTTAACGCAGTCAATCTCAACTCTCGTTAAATCGGCAAATATCgcttattaacgctattacgAGCGCTTAAAGCGCACTCGATTATGGATATAATCAAaggctattatcgttatcaccatCGTACAAGAGAGGGAATGAATGAGAGAgcgagtgaatgagtgagtgagtgagtgagtgaataagtgagtgagagaaagaaggagagagaacgGATAACGACCTTAACGCTGATGCATCAGGATCGAAGAAGCGAATACGCGCGGAATGCTAATTCGGGTCTCTTACTAGTTGAAGAAGATCGTGAAGAGGAGGAACCGACAGATAAACGAAGAGAGATAGCACGAGAACTAGGGCTGGTACGTGGTACACGAAAGCGAAGATTACAAAACCCAGATTATCAAACTCCGTCTAAGATGAGGTTCATGGATTTTCGTCTTCTCCtcagagagatagaaacaccaacttgaagaagaaagaaagacgaagacgGAAGACTACTGACTACGCTTTGAAGTGCAATGTCTTTCAGGAGACGTGTCCTATCCGTGCAAGTGGGCACTCGCTTGTTAATAGAAGGAGTTGTTCAAAAGTGGAATGGGTTGAGAAGGTTGCCAActactcttctctttcactctctctctctctctttcctctagGCTCTCCTATACATCTAAGTACTGCCGATTTGCCAGACTACCGGTATTGTATTCGAATACGTGGCGTATCTGTACTCTCCGGATCGTTGCTTGCCACCATTGTGTATatgggagagtgagagagagaaaaagctcTCGCGATGTTACCTTGCTCCCTTCGAACCTACTCTTCCACCCTTCTTGAATCTACGTTGCTGAGCGTTTCTACTGCCTACCCAAGCTACTAGCtatcctcctctcttcttccacTCATCATGCTCGTTCCCTCTCGCTCGCTTGGTCGCGGCTATACAATCGGCTCCCGGGCTGGGTAATGAGGCGCTCCATTCAAATAAATCTTGATACCGGTAGGAGAGTGTTTCGCGGCCCATTATATAGAGAGATCCCAACGTGAGCTGGAAAATTTTCGCGGAAGGGCCAAACACCGTCGCTGAGAATCCCTACGCGTTAATGCCAACAAGCAAAAGAAGCTTTCTCCTAACTACGACTcaccctatctctctctttctgcttctctctctctcactctctctctctctctctctctctctctctctctttctctctcattctatctcattctatctCATTCCAGCTAGCAAAGCCAGAGGCTAACCGTTGTTGCGCCTCGTTAACCATCCTACAACCTCGACCTTGACTCCAACGTGAAAACTGGATTCTATGCCGTACATACCACCCTCGTCTTTTCCGGGCACGGATTAAAGCTTTGCGCTGGATATCTCCCTCCTATGGGTTTTCAACCCGAGTCTATATTTAtggttctttctcttttttctcactacctttttcctttcctcgaaCTATCATTCTCG
Coding sequences within:
- the LOC124953120 gene encoding discoidin domain-containing receptor 2-like isoform X1 encodes the protein MTTSFSDINMDSRYLRTWLLQILLLILSCSPGRSIDISQCIAPLGMESRAIPDADITASSSFDSGNVGPHHGRLRQESHGGAWCPKQQITTEPREWLEIDLHTVHMITGTGTQGRFGNGQGVEYSEAYLLEYWRPKLGKWVRYRDVRGEEVIKGNTNTYLESKHELDPPMWASKVRFLPYSYHRRTVCMRVELYGCPWNDGIVSYSMPQGDKRSNWEFFDATYDGYWDGQLLRGLGQLTDGKIGPDNFKMSYYDYDRGQGWVGWRNDTRSGHPLEIKFEFDHVREFSAVHIYCNNQFTKEVQVFSEVSIMFSVGGKYYTGDPIVYSYMEDKIFEQSRNITIKLHHRIGKFVKLRFSFAAKWIMISEITFDSDIAHGNFTPEVPPTTEAPRSRDRNSARDNPLQAEVPVAKQDDPTYMAVIIGVLAAVILLLAVAIFLIVSRHRQRKNFASPLGAKSAIPSSNHQHLSPESAYGTTEKDPSLMTYRVEELDDRYAGTKLTTLPRDLNDRLLGDVRLDEYQEPFHENKYREPPHAAYYGYSTVVIDNKDLHDSVEQSDATYDYAVPMPVPSVSSDQDSVFSKSSSRGSAKACLQSFFPPPPPPMSAPPPRGSNNLTYSNPPSPEPVCERERRGSKRREHSLHRYA
- the LOC124953120 gene encoding discoidin domain-containing receptor 2-like isoform X2: MESRAIPDADITASSSFDSGNVGPHHGRLRQESHGGAWCPKQQITTEPREWLEIDLHTVHMITGTGTQGRFGNGQGVEYSEAYLLEYWRPKLGKWVRYRDVRGEEVIKGNTNTYLESKHELDPPMWASKVRFLPYSYHRRTVCMRVELYGCPWNDGIVSYSMPQGDKRSNWEFFDATYDGYWDGQLLRGLGQLTDGKIGPDNFKMSYYDYDRGQGWVGWRNDTRSGHPLEIKFEFDHVREFSAVHIYCNNQFTKEVQVFSEVSIMFSVGGKYYTGDPIVYSYMEDKIFEQSRNITIKLHHRIGKFVKLRFSFAAKWIMISEITFDSDIAHGNFTPEVPPTTEAPRSRDRNSARDNPLQAEVPVAKQDDPTYMAVIIGVLAAVILLLAVAIFLIVSRHRQRKNFASPLGAKSAIPSSNHQHLSPESAYGTTEKDPSLMTYRVEELDDRYAGTKLTTLPRDLNDRLLGDVRLDEYQEPFHENKYREPPHAAYYGYSTVVIDNKDLHDSVEQSDATYDYAVPMPVPSVSSDQDSVFSKSSSRGSAKACLQSFFPPPPPPMSAPPPRGSNNLTYSNPPSPEPVCERERRGSKRREHSLHRYA
- the LOC124953120 gene encoding discoidin domain-containing receptor 2-like isoform X3; translation: MKYDFMYYIKNEGEKKNRDRVEKIIFSIKLQWKSLDVIKGNTNTYLESKHELDPPMWASKVRFLPYSYHRRTVCMRVELYGCPWNDGIVSYSMPQGDKRSNWEFFDATYDGYWDGQLLRGLGQLTDGKIGPDNFKMSYYDYDRGQGWVGWRNDTRSGHPLEIKFEFDHVREFSAVHIYCNNQFTKEVQVFSEVSIMFSVGGKYYTGDPIVYSYMEDKIFEQSRNITIKLHHRIGKFVKLRFSFAAKWIMISEITFDSDIAHGNFTPEVPPTTEAPRSRDRNSARDNPLQAEVPVAKQDDPTYMAVIIGVLAAVILLLAVAIFLIVSRHRQRKNFASPLGAKSAIPSSNHQHLSPESAYGTTEKDPSLMTYRVEELDDRYAGTKLTTLPRDLNDRLLGDVRLDEYQEPFHENKYREPPHAAYYGYSTVVIDNKDLHDSVEQSDATYDYAVPMPVPSVSSDQDSVFSKSSSRGSAKACLQSFFPPPPPPMSAPPPRGSNNLTYSNPPSPEPVCERERRGSKRREHSLHRYA